In Dermacentor variabilis isolate Ectoservices chromosome 11, ASM5094787v1, whole genome shotgun sequence, one genomic interval encodes:
- the LOC142563795 gene encoding uncharacterized protein LOC142563795: protein MATDSGFSSNGLASHPLSEPPLSLPGSRKGSGEDVLTASGGAGSPCGPPVSPVACQSSSPNGDLRDPEDTTIKAADDGFVALVPSCGDLRSSETSGIAPKSTECSLAQQSPNCATPPASPGLPTSSTLEEPSSRLQAPDVSATTMVDSPKGDEVRVATDAADCVSRPIHECSPESAMTTSLSNGILPKADGTAVSEMQSTAGSETKVESPSRNRIFEPLQNGKLPEQLPSGGSPQHSCDRGLQESPNVQRTTSPESPRENGTGSPCCNGREEVRTLVTSQAIVGSSPRARGCEPSPDAGSETTGKKHCAAVPNGDVGLRCVRDSAGIGSERTVLPAPAALPEVRRRSASDGAVKENGWARRGRSSHSECNGLDRRTIVLSSSSGSSSGSTEGPDSPLPGETLGSGVRWSGGGRSVSEVKELAYARLQAELSRAQQELRLRDEEVARLSQIRDQVGAELEELTASLFEEANNMVREANMKQAGAEKRLQEATLKVEVLQAEVSALKALVLTSTPSRPNTHLHPQLSRHRHRRSPSNYELATCRPPSPPSQQVSQQQQQQQQGQSQSGQAGSDGTSPDLSEVDPVCHREFLRWQEKPTVSDRQDMFVSRLYREDVLPCLHFPNCQLAAQVLRAIEENSITIEAVNAANPFPRRCSLLEAPRVCQYRMRLGDSGSAWYHISQLCRNRITSVCDLFCYLRYIQQGLVRSSLQEMYWEVMRRRRSIALARLGLPPC, encoded by the exons GTCACCCTGCGGACCACCGGTTAGTCCGGTAGCCTGCCAGAGCTCAAGCCCAAATGGGGATTTACGCGATCCAGAAGACACCACCATTAAGGCTGCAGACGATGGCTTCGTTGCACTGGTTCCAAGCTGCGGTGACCTGCGCAGTTCGGAAACTTCGGGCATTGCGCCCAAGTCGACAGAATGCAGTCTTGCGCAGCAGTCTCCTAATTGTGCGACTCCTCCTGCAAGTCCAGGTTTACCCACTTCATCAACGCTTGAAGAACCCAGTTCCAGACTGCAAGCTCCAGACGTCTCTGCAACAACAATGGTTGATTCGCCAAAGGGGGATGAGGTAAGGGTTGCCACTGATGCGGCAGACTGTGTCTCCAGACCCATCCATGAGTGTTCTCCAGAGTCGGCAATGACAACCTCGTTGAGCAATGGCATTCTACCCAAGGCAGATGGCACTGCTGTCTCGGAAATGCAGAGCACCGCTGGCTCTGAAACTAAAGTGGAGTCTCCCAGCAGGAACCGCATTTTTGAACCACTGCAAAACGGGAAGTTGCCAGAACAGCTCCCAAGTGGTGGCTCTCCACAGCACTCTTGTGACAGAGGACTTCAAGAGTCGCCCAATGTACAAAGGACGACTTCTCCCGAGTCGCCAAGAGAAAACGGCACGGGATCGCCGTGCTGCAACGGGAGGGAGGAAGTGCGGACACTGGTCACCAGCCAAGCCATTGTTGGGAGTAGTCCGAGGGCTCGGGGTTGTGAGCCATCACCGGATGCAGGGTCAGAGACCACTGGAAAGAAGCACTGTGCTGCTGTGCCCAATGGGGATGTGGGCTTGAGGTGTGTCCGAGACAGTGCTGGCATCGGCAGTGAGAGGACTGTGCTTCCAGCCCCAGCTGCCCTTCCGGAAGTGAGGAGGCGCAGTGCTTCTGACGGAGCAGTTAAGGAGAACGGCTGGGCACGAAG GGGTCGGTCTAGCCACTCGGAGTGCAATGGTCTAGACCGGCGCACCATTGTGctgagcagcagcagtggtagcAGCAGTGGCTCCACTGAGGGGCCCGACAGTCCCTTGCCCGGAGAGACCCTTGG CTCTGGTGTCCGATGGAGCGGTGGGGGACGCAGTGTCTCCGAGGTCAAGGAGCTCGCTTACGCCCGCCTGCAGGCAGAGCTGTCACGTGCGCAGCAG GAGCTGCGCCTCCGCGACGAGGAAGTGGCTCGGCTGAGCCAGATCAGAGACCAGGTGGGCGCCGAGCTGGAGGAGCTCACCGCTAGCCTATTTGAG GAAGCAAACAACATGGTGCGGGAGGCCAACATGAAGCAGGCAGGAGCTGAGAAACGGCTCCAGGAAGCTACTCTGAAG GTGGAAGTGTTGCAAGCGGAAGTGAGCGCCCTCAAGGCGCTCGTTCTCACTTCGACACCCAGCCGGCCCAACACGCACCTTCACCCACAGCTCAGTCGGCACCGGCACCGGCGGTCACCCTCCAACTACGAGCTGGCCACGTGTCGGCCACCTTCCCCACCCAGCCAGCAGGTGtcccagcagcagcaacagcagcagcagggccAGTCCCAGTCGGGCCAGGCTGGCAGCGATGGAACGAGCCCTGACCTCTCAGAG GTGGACCCGGTGTGCCATCGGGAGTTCCTCCGGTGGCAGGAGAAGCCAACTGTGTCGGACCGGCAGGACATGTTTGTGTCGCGACTGTACCGGGAGGATGTGCTGCCCTGCCTGCACTTTCCCAACTGCCAGCTGGCTGCGCAAGTGCTTCGCGCTATCGAGGAGAACAGCATCACCATCGAGGCAGTCAACGCGGCCAACCCCTTTCCCAG GCGCTGTTCCTTGTTGGAGGCGCCACGTGTTTGCCAGTACCGCATGCGGCTAGGTGACTCGGGCTCTGCCTGGTACCACATCTCGCAGCTGTGCCGAAACCGG ATAACGTCAGTGTGTGACCTCTTCTGCTACCTACGCTACATACAGCAGGGCCTGGTTCGCAGCAGCC TGCAGGAGATGTACTGGGAGGTGATGCGACGGCGGCGCTCCATCGCCCTGGCACGCCTGGGCCTGCCACCCTGTTGA